Proteins from one Mycobacterium sp. SMC-2 genomic window:
- the era gene encoding GTPase Era — protein sequence MSEFHSGFVCFVGRPNTGKSTLTNALVGTKVAITSTRPQTTRHTIRGIVHRENFQIILVDTPGLHRPRTLLGKRLNDLVRDTYAEVDVIGLCIPADEAIGPGDRWIVDQIRSTAPKTTLVAIVTKIDKVPKDRVAAQLLAVSELVGDSAEIVPVSAATGTQVDVLIDVLAAALPVGPAYYPDGELTDEPEEVLMAELIREAALEGVRDELPHSLAVVIDEVTPREGRDDLIDVHAVLYVERDSQKGIIIGKGGTRLRQVGTAARGQIEKLLGTKVYLDLRVKVAKNWQSDPKQLGRLGF from the coding sequence ATGAGCGAATTCCATTCCGGCTTTGTGTGTTTCGTCGGGCGTCCGAACACCGGCAAGTCGACGCTGACCAACGCGCTCGTCGGCACCAAGGTGGCGATCACCTCGACCCGGCCGCAGACCACCCGCCACACCATTCGCGGCATCGTGCACCGGGAGAACTTTCAGATCATTTTGGTGGACACCCCGGGCCTGCACCGGCCGCGCACCCTGCTCGGCAAGCGGCTCAACGACCTGGTGCGCGACACCTACGCCGAAGTCGACGTGATCGGGTTGTGCATCCCGGCCGACGAGGCGATCGGCCCGGGGGACAGGTGGATCGTCGACCAAATCCGTTCGACCGCACCGAAGACGACGCTGGTGGCGATAGTCACCAAGATCGACAAGGTGCCCAAGGATCGGGTGGCCGCGCAGCTGCTGGCGGTGAGCGAACTGGTCGGTGACTCGGCCGAGATCGTCCCGGTGTCCGCGGCCACCGGGACGCAGGTGGACGTGCTGATCGACGTGCTGGCCGCGGCGCTTCCCGTCGGCCCGGCGTACTACCCCGACGGCGAGCTGACCGACGAACCCGAGGAAGTCCTGATGGCGGAGCTCATCCGCGAGGCCGCCCTGGAGGGGGTGCGCGACGAGCTGCCGCATTCGTTGGCCGTGGTCATCGACGAGGTCACCCCCCGGGAGGGCCGCGACGACCTGATCGATGTGCACGCGGTCCTCTACGTCGAGCGCGACAGCCAGAAGGGCATCATCATCGGCAAGGGTGGCACCCGGCTGCGACAGGTGGGCACCGCGGCGCGCGGCCAGATCGAAAAGTTGCTCGGTACCAAGGTCTACCTCGACCTGCGCGTCAAGGTCGCCAAGAACTGGCAGAGCGACCCCAAACAGCTTGGTCGGCTTGGCTTCTGA
- a CDS encoding hemolysin family protein, whose product MTGLSWLLGAMALIAIGGLFAAIDAAISTVSLARVQELVREERPGAVSLSEVMAERPRYINLVVLLRITCEITATVLLVLFLYDNFGLGWALFGAAATMVVMSFVVIGVGPRTLGRQHAYSISLTTAVPLRLISWLLMPLSRLLVVLGNALTPGRGLRNGPFASEIELREVVDLAQQRGVVAADERRMIESVFELGDTPAREVMVPRTEMIWIESDKLASQALNLAVRSGHSRLPVIGENVDDIVGVVYLKDLVQKSFLPGDGGRGITVAQVMRPAVFVPDSKPLDTLLREMQRDRNHMALLVDEYGAIAGLVTIEDVLEEIVGEIADEYDQAETAPIEDLGDKRFRVSARLPIEDLGELYGVDFDDGLDVDTVGGLLALELGRVPLPGAEVVSHGLRLQAEGGTDHRGRVRIGTVLLSPVESESNGSDGANPQ is encoded by the coding sequence TTGACCGGCCTGTCCTGGCTGCTCGGCGCGATGGCGCTGATCGCCATCGGTGGGCTCTTCGCGGCCATCGACGCCGCCATCAGCACGGTGTCGCTGGCCCGGGTCCAGGAGCTGGTGCGTGAGGAACGGCCCGGCGCCGTGTCGCTGTCGGAGGTGATGGCCGAGCGGCCGCGCTATATCAACCTGGTCGTGCTGCTGCGAATCACCTGCGAAATCACGGCGACCGTGTTGCTGGTGCTTTTTCTGTACGACAACTTCGGCTTGGGCTGGGCGCTGTTCGGCGCCGCGGCCACCATGGTGGTGATGAGTTTCGTCGTCATCGGGGTGGGTCCGCGCACACTCGGCCGCCAGCACGCGTATTCCATCTCGTTGACGACAGCCGTTCCACTGCGGCTCATTTCGTGGTTGTTGATGCCGCTCAGCCGGTTGCTGGTGGTGCTGGGTAATGCGCTGACACCCGGCCGCGGCTTGCGCAACGGGCCATTCGCATCCGAGATCGAGCTACGCGAAGTCGTCGACCTGGCCCAGCAGCGCGGCGTGGTCGCCGCCGACGAACGCCGGATGATCGAGTCCGTCTTCGAGCTCGGTGACACGCCGGCCCGCGAGGTGATGGTGCCGCGCACCGAGATGATCTGGATCGAAAGTGACAAGCTCGCCAGTCAGGCGCTGAACCTGGCGGTGCGCAGCGGGCATTCCCGCCTCCCGGTGATCGGGGAGAATGTCGACGACATCGTCGGGGTGGTCTACCTGAAAGACCTTGTGCAGAAGAGCTTTCTGCCGGGTGACGGTGGTCGGGGCATCACCGTGGCACAGGTGATGCGGCCGGCGGTGTTCGTGCCGGACTCCAAGCCGCTGGATACGCTCCTTCGCGAAATGCAGCGCGACCGCAACCACATGGCTCTTCTCGTCGACGAATACGGCGCGATAGCCGGCCTGGTCACCATCGAAGACGTGCTGGAGGAGATCGTCGGGGAGATCGCCGACGAGTACGACCAGGCGGAGACGGCACCAATAGAAGACCTGGGCGACAAGCGGTTCCGCGTCTCGGCGCGGTTGCCGATCGAAGACCTCGGCGAGCTGTACGGCGTGGACTTCGACGACGGTCTCGACGTCGATACCGTGGGCGGCCTGCTCGCCCTGGAGCTGGGCCGGGTTCCGCTGCCGGGTGCCGAGGTGGTCTCCCACGGCCTGCGGCTCCAAGCCGAAGGCGGGACCGACCACCGGGGCCGGGTAAGGATCGGCACTGTCCTGCTGAGCCCGGTCGAGTCCGAGTCCAACGGCTCCGACGGGGCAAACCCGCAATGA
- the ybeY gene encoding rRNA maturation RNase YbeY: MSIEVSNESGIDVSEEELISVARFVIAKMDVNPAAELSMVLLDTAAMADLHMRWMDLPGPTDVMSFPMDELEPGGRPDAPEPGPSMLGDIVLCPEFAAGQADAAGHSLGHELALLTIHGVLHLLGYDHAEPDEAKEMFALQDRLLEEWVAEQVHAYHQDRQQERDRRLLDKSRYFDN; this comes from the coding sequence ATGAGTATTGAAGTATCTAACGAGTCGGGCATCGACGTCTCCGAAGAGGAACTGATCAGCGTCGCGCGCTTCGTCATCGCCAAGATGGACGTCAATCCCGCGGCCGAGCTGTCGATGGTGCTGCTGGACACCGCGGCGATGGCCGACCTGCACATGCGCTGGATGGACCTCCCCGGGCCGACGGACGTCATGAGTTTCCCGATGGACGAGCTCGAGCCGGGTGGCCGGCCCGATGCGCCGGAACCGGGACCGTCGATGCTGGGCGACATCGTGCTGTGCCCGGAATTCGCGGCCGGGCAGGCCGACGCGGCGGGCCACAGCCTGGGCCACGAGTTGGCGCTGTTGACCATCCACGGCGTGCTGCATCTGCTGGGCTACGACCACGCCGAGCCGGACGAGGCAAAAGAGATGTTCGCCCTTCAGGACCGGTTACTCGAAGAGTGGGTCGCCGAGCAAGTCCACGCCTACCACCAGGACCGCCAGCAGGAGCGGGATCGCCGGTTGCTGGACAAATCGAGGTATTTCGACAATTGA
- a CDS encoding PhoH family protein, whose protein sequence is MTPRETRAADAAGGPEANAQVRSSIDVPPDIVVGLLGSADENLRALESTLSAELHVRGNTVTISGEPADVALAERAISELVAIAASGQPMTPEVVRHSVAMLVGTDNESPAEVLTLDILSRRGRTIRPKTLNQKRYVDAIDANTVVFGVGPAGTGKTYLAMAKAVHALQTKQVTRIILTRPAVEAGERLGFLPGTLSEKIDPYLRPLYDALYDMMDPELIPKLMSAGVIEVAPLAYMRGRTLNSAFIVLDEAQNTTAEQMKMFLTRLGFGSKIVVTGDITQVDLPGGARSGLRSAMQILENVEDIHIAELTSVDVVRHRLVSEIVDAYAKYEEPDLAMNRAARRAAGSRGRR, encoded by the coding sequence GTGACGCCCCGCGAGACGAGGGCTGCCGACGCAGCCGGAGGCCCCGAGGCCAACGCTCAAGTACGCAGCAGCATCGATGTTCCGCCCGATATCGTCGTGGGCTTGTTGGGTTCGGCGGACGAAAATTTGCGGGCCCTGGAAAGCACCCTGAGCGCCGAGCTCCATGTGCGCGGCAATACCGTGACCATCTCGGGTGAGCCCGCCGACGTCGCGCTCGCCGAGCGGGCGATCTCCGAGCTGGTCGCGATTGCGGCCAGCGGGCAGCCGATGACGCCGGAGGTGGTCCGCCACAGTGTCGCCATGCTGGTCGGCACCGATAACGAGTCACCGGCCGAGGTGCTCACGCTGGACATCCTGTCGCGCCGCGGCAGGACGATCCGGCCCAAGACGCTCAACCAGAAGCGCTACGTCGACGCCATCGACGCCAATACCGTCGTCTTCGGGGTCGGCCCGGCCGGCACCGGTAAGACGTACCTGGCGATGGCCAAGGCCGTGCATGCGCTGCAAACCAAGCAGGTGACCCGCATCATCTTGACCCGGCCGGCCGTGGAAGCCGGTGAGCGCCTTGGCTTTTTGCCGGGGACGCTCAGCGAGAAGATCGACCCGTATCTGCGGCCGCTGTATGACGCGCTCTACGACATGATGGACCCCGAGCTGATCCCGAAGCTGATGTCCGCCGGGGTGATCGAGGTGGCGCCGCTGGCATACATGCGTGGTCGCACCCTCAATTCGGCCTTCATCGTCCTCGACGAGGCGCAGAACACCACCGCCGAGCAGATGAAGATGTTCCTCACCCGGCTCGGCTTCGGATCGAAGATCGTCGTCACCGGAGACATCACCCAGGTGGACCTTCCGGGCGGCGCCCGATCGGGCCTGCGCTCGGCGATGCAAATCCTGGAAAACGTCGAGGACATCCACATCGCGGAACTGACCAGTGTGGACGTCGTGCGGCACCGGCTGGTCTCCGAAATCGTCGACGCCTATGCGAAATACGAAGAGCCCGACCTGGCGATGAACCGGGCGGCTCGGCGGGCCGCGGGCTCCCGCGGTCGCCGGTGA
- a CDS encoding 16S rRNA (uracil(1498)-N(3))-methyltransferase codes for MVATLFYIDALPDIGSLAVLDGDEGFHAATVRRIRPGEQLVLGDGAGGLAHCEVEHAGREGLRARVLKRWHIAPAYPPVTVVQALPKSERSELAVELATEAGADAFVAWQAARCVANWQGARADKGLRRWRAVVRAAARQSRRAHIPPVDGVLTTAELTERIRDEVAAGATVLALHESATERLADIDVAQANSLLLVVGPEGGITPEEIAALTHAGAAAVRLGPQVLRTSTAAAVALGALGVLTPRWDIDAGP; via the coding sequence ATGGTCGCGACCCTCTTCTACATCGACGCACTGCCCGACATCGGCTCGCTGGCCGTCCTCGACGGCGACGAGGGATTTCACGCCGCCACCGTGCGGCGGATCCGCCCCGGCGAGCAATTGGTCCTCGGCGACGGAGCCGGCGGCCTGGCGCACTGCGAGGTCGAGCACGCCGGCCGCGAGGGATTGCGCGCCCGAGTGCTGAAGCGCTGGCACATCGCACCTGCGTACCCGCCGGTGACGGTGGTTCAGGCGCTGCCCAAGTCGGAACGCTCGGAGTTGGCGGTCGAGCTGGCCACTGAAGCCGGCGCCGACGCGTTCGTGGCCTGGCAGGCGGCCCGGTGTGTGGCCAATTGGCAGGGCGCCCGTGCGGACAAGGGCCTGCGCCGATGGCGTGCCGTCGTCCGTGCTGCGGCACGGCAATCGCGCCGGGCGCACATCCCGCCCGTCGACGGCGTGCTGACCACCGCCGAGCTGACCGAACGGATCCGCGACGAGGTAGCCGCCGGAGCGACTGTGCTGGCGCTGCACGAGTCGGCCACCGAACGGCTCGCCGACATTGATGTCGCGCAAGCGAATTCGTTGCTCTTGGTGGTCGGTCCCGAAGGGGGTATCACCCCCGAAGAGATCGCCGCCTTGACCCACGCGGGCGCGGCAGCGGTGCGGCTTGGCCCCCAGGTCCTGCGGACCTCGACCGCCGCGGCGGTGGCGTTGGGCGCGCTGGGCGTGCTGACGCCGCGGTGGGATATCGATGCGGGTCCCTAA
- the dnaJ gene encoding molecular chaperone DnaJ yields the protein MARDYYGLLGVSRNASDAEIKRAYRKLARELHPDVNPDEAAQAKFKEISVAYEVLSDPEKRRIVDLGGDPMENAAAAGGGFGGGFGGLGDVFEAFFGGGFSGGPTARGPVGRVRPGSDSLLRMRLDLEECATGVTKQVTVDTAVLCDRCQGKGTNGDSVPVPCDTCGGRGEVQTVQRSLLGQVMTSRPCPTCRGVGVVIPDPCHQCMGDGRVRARREISVKIPAGVGDGMRVRLAAQGEVGPGGGPAGDLYVEVHEQAHDVFVREGDDLHCTVSVPMVDAALGATVTIDAILDGLSEITIPPGTQPGSVITLRGHGMPHLRSGTRGDLHVHVEVVVPTRLDHHDTELLREFKGRRGRDVPEVRSTNAGGGLFSRLRETFTGR from the coding sequence GTGGCACGCGACTATTACGGGCTGCTCGGCGTGAGCAGGAACGCCAGCGACGCGGAGATCAAGCGCGCGTACCGCAAGCTGGCGCGCGAACTGCATCCCGACGTCAACCCGGATGAGGCCGCGCAGGCGAAGTTCAAGGAGATCAGCGTCGCCTACGAGGTGCTGAGCGACCCTGAGAAACGACGCATCGTCGACCTGGGTGGCGATCCGATGGAGAACGCCGCCGCGGCGGGCGGCGGCTTCGGCGGCGGCTTCGGTGGCCTCGGCGACGTGTTCGAAGCGTTCTTCGGCGGCGGGTTCAGCGGCGGTCCTACCGCGCGCGGCCCCGTCGGCCGGGTGCGGCCGGGCTCCGACTCGCTGCTGCGGATGCGGCTCGACCTCGAAGAATGCGCGACCGGTGTGACCAAGCAGGTCACCGTCGACACCGCGGTGCTGTGTGACCGCTGCCAGGGCAAGGGCACCAACGGGGATTCCGTGCCGGTCCCGTGCGACACCTGCGGCGGCCGCGGCGAGGTCCAGACGGTGCAGCGGTCGCTGCTCGGCCAGGTGATGACGTCCCGGCCGTGTCCCACCTGCCGCGGTGTCGGCGTCGTCATTCCCGATCCCTGCCACCAATGCATGGGCGACGGACGGGTGCGGGCCCGCCGCGAGATCAGCGTCAAGATTCCCGCCGGGGTCGGCGACGGCATGCGGGTTCGCCTCGCCGCCCAGGGTGAGGTCGGGCCCGGGGGAGGGCCGGCCGGCGATCTGTACGTCGAGGTCCACGAGCAGGCCCACGACGTCTTCGTGCGCGAGGGCGACGACCTGCACTGCACGGTGTCGGTGCCCATGGTCGACGCGGCGCTGGGGGCCACCGTCACCATCGACGCCATCCTGGATGGTCTGAGCGAGATCACCATTCCGCCTGGCACACAACCGGGTTCGGTGATCACCCTGCGTGGCCACGGGATGCCGCACCTACGGTCGGGCACCCGGGGTGATCTGCACGTACACGTCGAGGTCGTGGTCCCCACGCGGCTGGACCACCACGACACCGAACTGCTGCGCGAGTTCAAGGGGCGCCGCGGCCGCGATGTGCCCGAGGTCCGCTCGACGAACGCCGGCGGCGGGCTGTTCAGCCGGCTGCGCGAAACCTTCACCGGGCGCTAG
- the hrcA gene encoding heat-inducible transcriptional repressor HrcA — protein sequence MGSADDRRFEVLRAIVADFVATKEPIGSKTLVERHNLGVSSATVRNDMAVLEAEGYIAQPHTSSGRVPTEKGYREFVDRLHDVKPLSSAERSAILSFLESGVDLDDVLRRAVRLLAQLTRQVAVVQYPTLTSSTVRHLEVIALTPARLLMVIITDTGRVDQRIVELGDVIDDHQLSQLREMLGQALVGKKLSAASVAVADLAGQLRAPDGLGDAVGRSATVLLESLVEHSEERLLMGGTANLTRNAADFGGSLRSILEALEEQVVVLRLLAAQQEAGKVTVRIGHETAAEQMAGTSMVTTAYGTSDTVFGGMGVLGPTRMDYPGTIASVAAVALYIGEVLGAR from the coding sequence GTGGGAAGCGCCGACGATCGTCGTTTCGAGGTGCTGCGTGCCATTGTCGCCGATTTCGTTGCCACCAAGGAACCCATCGGTTCCAAGACCCTGGTGGAGCGTCATAACCTGGGCGTCTCGTCCGCAACTGTCCGCAACGACATGGCGGTGCTGGAGGCCGAGGGTTACATCGCCCAGCCGCACACCAGCTCCGGCCGCGTGCCCACCGAGAAGGGCTACCGCGAGTTCGTCGACCGGCTGCACGACGTCAAGCCGCTGTCCTCCGCCGAGCGCAGCGCGATCCTGAGCTTTCTGGAGTCCGGCGTCGACCTGGACGATGTGCTGCGGCGCGCGGTGCGGTTGCTGGCCCAGCTGACCCGCCAGGTGGCCGTGGTGCAGTATCCGACGCTGACGTCGTCGACCGTGCGCCACCTGGAAGTGATCGCCCTGACCCCGGCGCGGCTGCTGATGGTCATCATCACCGACACCGGTCGCGTCGATCAGCGCATCGTCGAACTCGGCGACGTCATCGACGACCACCAGCTGTCCCAGCTCCGCGAGATGCTCGGCCAGGCGTTGGTCGGCAAGAAGCTCTCGGCGGCCTCGGTCGCCGTGGCCGACCTGGCCGGACAGCTCCGCGCCCCGGACGGCCTGGGCGACGCTGTCGGCCGTTCGGCCACGGTGTTGTTGGAGTCGTTGGTGGAACACAGCGAAGAACGCTTGTTGATGGGCGGGACCGCCAACCTGACCCGGAACGCCGCCGATTTCGGCGGCTCGCTGCGCTCGATCCTGGAGGCGCTCGAGGAGCAGGTGGTGGTGCTGCGGTTGCTGGCGGCCCAGCAGGAAGCCGGTAAGGTGACGGTGCGCATCGGCCATGAGACGGCCGCCGAGCAAATGGCGGGCACCTCGATGGTGACCACCGCCTACGGCACCTCCGACACCGTGTTCGGCGGAATGGGTGTGCTGGGGCCCACCCGGATGGACTATCCGGGAACTATCGCCAGCGTCGCCGCGGTTGCCCTATATATCGGCGAAGTCCTGGGTGCTCGATGA
- a CDS encoding type II toxin-antitoxin system VapB family antitoxin, with translation MIFKGVREGKPYPEHGLSYRDWAQIPPQQIRLDELVTTTTVLALDRLLSEDSTFYGDLFPHAVRWKGVTYLEDGLHRAVRAALRNRTVLHARVFDMDMAPGPRR, from the coding sequence ATGATTTTCAAGGGCGTCCGCGAAGGCAAGCCGTATCCCGAGCACGGGCTGTCCTACCGGGACTGGGCCCAGATCCCGCCGCAGCAGATCCGGCTCGACGAATTGGTCACCACGACGACGGTGCTGGCGCTGGACCGCCTGCTGTCGGAGGATTCAACCTTCTACGGCGACCTCTTCCCGCATGCGGTGCGGTGGAAGGGCGTCACCTATCTCGAAGACGGGCTGCACCGGGCGGTCCGTGCGGCGCTGCGCAACCGCACCGTGTTGCACGCCCGCGTGTTCGACATGGACATGGCGCCGGGGCCGCGCAGGTAG
- a CDS encoding carboxymuconolactone decarboxylase family protein has translation MSRLPGVSDHDASLGAKIAFFFTKRKLAQMTGLETAGMLEPLRMYAHIPRLLNAYGRLEQAESKLDILRPRHRALAELKAATTVRCEYCIDLGSQIARRWGITDEELLAMADYRNAACFSEVDKLILEYATAISRTPVEVDDELFAALRAHFDTAQLVGLTHVITLGNLRARFNLALGIGSSGFSGNQVCALPELQGGT, from the coding sequence ATGTCCCGGTTGCCAGGGGTCTCCGACCACGACGCCAGTCTGGGCGCCAAGATCGCCTTCTTCTTCACCAAGCGCAAGCTGGCCCAGATGACCGGCCTGGAAACGGCCGGAATGCTCGAACCGCTGCGGATGTACGCGCACATCCCCCGGCTGCTCAATGCCTACGGCAGGCTCGAGCAGGCCGAGTCGAAGCTGGACATCCTGCGCCCGCGCCATCGCGCGCTCGCGGAGCTCAAGGCGGCGACGACGGTGCGCTGCGAGTACTGCATCGACCTCGGTTCGCAGATCGCCCGAAGGTGGGGCATCACCGACGAGGAGCTGCTCGCGATGGCCGACTATCGAAACGCCGCGTGCTTCTCCGAGGTCGACAAGCTGATCCTCGAGTACGCCACCGCGATCAGCCGCACCCCCGTCGAGGTCGACGACGAGCTTTTCGCTGCGCTGCGCGCGCATTTCGACACGGCCCAACTCGTCGGGCTCACCCACGTCATCACGCTGGGCAACCTGCGCGCGCGCTTCAACCTCGCGCTGGGGATCGGCTCGTCCGGCTTCTCCGGCAACCAGGTCTGCGCCCTGCCCGAACTCCAGGGCGGCACATGA
- a CDS encoding sigma-70 family RNA polymerase sigma factor, which yields MTVDASVTARFEAARPQLGAIAYRMLGSIDDAQDAVQEAWLRLSGSGADGIDNLDAWLTTVVARICLNMLRDRRARGREEPAVVLPDPIVEVDDEFDPEHRAMLADAVGLALFVVLNTLPPEQRLAFVLHDVFAVPFDQIAPIVGRTPEATRKLASRARRRIEEADPAPDGDVAAQREAVDAFFAAGRSGDFDRLVAVLHPDVVLRGDFGRGTAGFRAEGASEVARLARGYAGADREVRAATVNGAAGAVIFVAGHATAIMGFVVRDGLIASIDVLADPVRVARSHLRAGH from the coding sequence ATGACCGTGGATGCGTCCGTGACGGCGCGGTTCGAGGCGGCGCGACCGCAGCTGGGCGCCATCGCCTACCGCATGCTGGGTTCGATCGACGACGCCCAGGACGCCGTGCAGGAAGCCTGGCTGCGGCTGAGCGGCAGCGGCGCCGACGGCATCGACAACCTGGACGCCTGGCTGACCACCGTGGTGGCCCGCATCTGCCTGAACATGCTGCGCGACCGCCGGGCCCGCGGCAGGGAGGAACCGGCCGTCGTCCTGCCCGATCCGATCGTGGAAGTCGACGACGAATTCGACCCCGAACATCGCGCGATGCTGGCCGACGCGGTCGGGCTGGCGTTGTTCGTGGTGCTGAACACGTTGCCGCCGGAGCAGCGCCTGGCCTTCGTGCTGCACGACGTCTTCGCCGTGCCGTTCGACCAGATCGCACCCATCGTCGGGCGGACGCCGGAGGCCACCCGCAAGCTGGCCAGCCGGGCGCGCCGACGCATCGAAGAGGCCGATCCGGCCCCCGACGGCGACGTGGCCGCCCAGCGGGAGGCGGTCGACGCATTCTTCGCGGCGGGACGAAGCGGCGACTTCGACCGCCTGGTGGCGGTGCTGCATCCCGACGTGGTGCTCCGCGGCGATTTCGGCCGCGGCACCGCGGGTTTCCGCGCCGAGGGTGCGTCCGAGGTGGCCAGGCTCGCCCGCGGTTACGCGGGTGCGGACCGCGAGGTGCGTGCCGCGACCGTCAACGGGGCCGCCGGCGCGGTCATCTTCGTCGCGGGGCACGCGACGGCGATCATGGGGTTCGTGGTGCGCGACGGCCTGATCGCCTCGATCGACGTGCTGGCCGACCCCGTTCGCGTCGCCAGATCACACCTGCGCGCCGGTCACTGA
- a CDS encoding MbtH family protein, whose amino-acid sequence MSINPFDDDNGTFFVLVNDENQHSLWPSFADKPAGWRVVFGEASRAECLEYVEQNWTDIRPKSLQESLKRRS is encoded by the coding sequence ATGAGCATCAACCCCTTCGATGACGACAACGGCACTTTCTTCGTTTTGGTCAACGACGAAAACCAACACAGCCTGTGGCCGAGCTTCGCCGACAAACCGGCGGGGTGGCGGGTGGTCTTCGGCGAAGCAAGCCGCGCGGAGTGCCTGGAGTATGTCGAACAGAACTGGACCGACATCCGGCCGAAGAGTCTTCAGGAATCGCTCAAGCGACGCTCGTAA
- the mbtG gene encoding NADPH-dependent L-lysine N(6)-monooxygenase MbtG, with the protein MSTFAILGAGAKAVAVAAKASVLRDMGIDAPEVIAVERLGVGANWHAGGGWTDGAQRLGTSPEKDVGFPYRSALVPRRNAELDERMTRYSWQSYLIATASFAEWIDRGRPAPTHRRWSRYLGWVADQVGLDVVHGEVERLAVRGDQWALHTHETTVHADALMITGPGQAEKSLLPGNPRVLSIAQFWDRAAGHDRISAERVAVIGGGETAASMLNELFRHRVSTITVISPQVTLFTRGESFFENSLFSDPTDWSALTLAERRDAIARTDRGVFSANVQEALLADDRIRHLRGRVAHAVGRDGQIRLTLSTNRGSENLETVHGFDLVIDGSGADSLWFTSLFGQDVLDLLELGLGGPLTADSLQEAIGYDLAVADVTPKLFLPNLSGLTQGPGFPNLSCLGLLSDRVLGSTVGSVGPTKHTTRRRDEHQPLR; encoded by the coding sequence ATGAGCACATTTGCGATCCTGGGCGCGGGAGCCAAGGCGGTCGCGGTCGCGGCCAAGGCGTCCGTGCTGCGGGACATGGGCATCGATGCCCCCGAGGTGATCGCGGTCGAACGCCTCGGCGTCGGGGCCAACTGGCACGCGGGCGGCGGTTGGACCGACGGGGCGCAGCGGCTCGGCACCAGCCCGGAAAAGGATGTGGGCTTTCCATACCGCTCCGCGCTCGTGCCCCGCCGCAACGCCGAACTCGACGAGCGGATGACCCGCTACAGCTGGCAGTCCTACCTGATCGCCACGGCGTCGTTCGCCGAATGGATCGACCGTGGCCGACCGGCGCCGACGCATCGCCGGTGGAGCCGGTACCTGGGCTGGGTGGCCGACCAGGTCGGGCTCGACGTGGTGCACGGTGAGGTGGAAAGGCTGGCCGTGCGCGGCGACCAATGGGCGCTACACACCCACGAGACGACCGTGCACGCCGACGCCCTGATGATCACCGGGCCCGGCCAGGCCGAGAAGTCGTTGCTCCCCGGCAATCCGCGGGTGCTGTCGATTGCCCAGTTCTGGGACCGCGCGGCGGGCCATGACCGGATCAGCGCCGAGCGGGTGGCGGTGATCGGCGGCGGTGAGACCGCAGCGTCGATGCTCAATGAGCTTTTCCGGCACCGGGTTTCGACCATCACCGTCATCTCACCACAGGTGACGTTGTTCACCCGGGGGGAGAGCTTCTTTGAGAATTCGCTGTTTTCCGATCCGACCGACTGGAGCGCCCTGACGCTGGCCGAACGCCGCGACGCGATTGCCCGCACCGACCGCGGCGTGTTCTCGGCCAACGTGCAGGAGGCCCTGCTGGCCGACGACCGCATCCGCCACTTGCGGGGCCGCGTTGCCCATGCCGTGGGCCGGGACGGGCAGATCCGGCTCACCTTGTCCACCAACCGGGGCAGCGAGAACCTCGAGACGGTGCACGGTTTCGACCTGGTCATCGACGGTTCCGGCGCCGACTCGCTCTGGTTCACGTCGTTGTTCGGCCAGGACGTGCTGGATCTGTTGGAACTCGGCCTGGGCGGACCACTGACGGCCGACAGCCTGCAGGAAGCGATCGGCTACGACCTGGCGGTCGCCGACGTCACGCCCAAGTTGTTCCTGCCCAACCTGTCCGGTCTGACGCAGGGGCCGGGATTTCCGAACCTCAGTTGCTTGGGATTGTTGTCTGACCGGGTATTGGGATCCACAGTGGGCTCAGTGGGGCCGACCAAGCACACGACAAGGAGACGCGATGAGCATCAACCCCTTCGATGA